In Leptospira perdikensis, a single genomic region encodes these proteins:
- a CDS encoding SGNH/GDSL hydrolase family protein: MKKIKYTVLLGMLIFLIHCDTKKDYFDDIGANLLCTTYAICNGETPAKTGIIGDSWTDILLGFPLVETLRPQLENRYHYQFVGATLGGKTLQQVVSQGLQFQVIDQGGADMKVIILSLGGNDIQANLTEYIGNVSAVQTQRFATIKTNLKHMIATGNAYKIARFGGAPLKWIIHGYDYPNPYMPPVIAGSDEGCKSKFDRIGLIVPDAAVFTSTQLDAFNNLLVDITREEPSFIYIDLRNTLGGKPNSRAELMLDCIHANNLGYTFLADKFARLIYPITNVGF, translated from the coding sequence ATGAAAAAAATTAAATACACAGTATTGTTAGGAATGCTAATATTCCTCATCCATTGTGATACCAAAAAGGATTACTTCGATGATATCGGTGCAAATCTCTTATGTACTACTTATGCAATTTGCAACGGAGAAACCCCTGCCAAAACTGGTATCATCGGTGATAGTTGGACAGACATCCTTCTTGGATTTCCACTTGTAGAAACACTTAGACCTCAATTAGAAAACAGATATCACTATCAATTTGTGGGCGCCACTCTCGGTGGAAAAACGTTACAACAAGTTGTCAGCCAAGGTCTTCAATTCCAAGTTATCGACCAAGGTGGTGCTGATATGAAAGTCATCATTTTATCCTTAGGTGGAAATGACATCCAAGCCAACCTTACTGAATACATAGGAAATGTCAGCGCAGTACAAACACAAAGATTTGCGACAATCAAAACAAACCTCAAACATATGATCGCAACTGGAAATGCTTACAAAATCGCAAGATTTGGAGGTGCTCCTCTAAAATGGATCATTCATGGGTACGATTATCCAAATCCTTATATGCCACCAGTTATCGCCGGTTCTGATGAAGGTTGTAAATCCAAGTTTGATCGCATTGGTTTGATTGTTCCAGATGCGGCTGTATTTACTTCTACACAGTTAGATGCTTTTAATAACCTACTTGTAGACATCACTAGAGAAGAACCTTCCTTCATCTATATTGACCTAAGAAACACATTGGGTGGAAAACCAAACTCTCGCGCAGAACTTATGTTAGATTGTATTCATGCAAATAACTTAGGATACACTTTTCTTGCTGATAAGTTTGCGAGATTAATTTATCCGATTACCAACGTAGGATTTTAA
- a CDS encoding dicarboxylate/amino acid:cation symporter: MSFPKIAFWIQILVSLLLGLFLGILLNPETGFVSTLTLKPYLPWMKLPGDIFLNLLQMIMIPLVIVSIALGVSSLRNLNDLWSLGSKTLFYFIFTTIVSVSIGISLTLIIKPGNHIQNQTIEKNLTIPNTKLPENEESIPEIISSIIPKNLVNVWSKQQMLSIVFFGMILGIFFLTSKESGTALKAFCHSLESFCLWVVAAAMKLAPFAVLGLMSYAIVQIGFSLLLGLLSYIGTVLFGLFCILVFYSVLILIFTRKNPLRFLNQVREIPILGFSTSSSSSVLPFSLKLAKEKLKLKKTVADFVLPLGATVNMDGTALYQAVATVFLSQVYHVDLSALDLFLLVGTVTAASIGTAATPGVGLVILASILYTFHIPIEGITILFGVDRFLDMCRTSVNLTGDISCAFIMDHIWKETKPNEKN; encoded by the coding sequence ATGTCCTTTCCCAAAATTGCATTTTGGATTCAAATTCTCGTATCTCTATTGTTAGGTTTGTTTTTAGGAATTCTGTTAAATCCAGAAACCGGTTTTGTTTCCACACTTACCTTAAAACCTTATTTACCTTGGATGAAACTTCCAGGTGATATTTTTCTAAATCTACTCCAAATGATTATGATTCCCTTAGTCATAGTCTCTATTGCTCTTGGTGTTTCCAGTTTACGAAACTTAAACGATCTTTGGAGTTTAGGAAGTAAAACCCTTTTCTATTTTATTTTTACTACCATCGTTTCTGTAAGTATTGGAATTTCACTCACACTTATCATCAAACCGGGGAACCATATCCAAAACCAAACAATAGAAAAAAACCTTACCATCCCAAATACCAAATTACCAGAAAATGAGGAATCAATTCCTGAGATCATATCCAGTATCATTCCTAAAAACTTAGTGAACGTCTGGTCCAAACAACAAATGTTATCTATTGTATTTTTTGGGATGATTCTCGGTATTTTTTTTCTGACTTCAAAAGAATCTGGGACTGCTTTAAAAGCATTTTGCCATTCCTTAGAAAGTTTCTGTCTTTGGGTAGTGGCCGCCGCAATGAAATTGGCACCGTTTGCGGTATTAGGACTAATGAGTTATGCCATAGTGCAGATCGGGTTTTCTTTGTTACTTGGGCTTCTCTCCTATATCGGAACCGTTCTTTTCGGGCTTTTTTGTATCCTAGTTTTTTATTCGGTTTTGATTCTGATTTTTACAAGAAAAAATCCACTTCGTTTCCTGAACCAAGTTCGCGAAATTCCGATCCTTGGATTTTCTACCTCCAGTTCCAGCTCCGTACTTCCCTTTTCTTTAAAACTGGCGAAAGAAAAATTAAAACTAAAGAAAACGGTAGCTGACTTTGTTCTTCCCCTTGGCGCAACAGTTAATATGGATGGAACAGCCTTGTACCAAGCAGTTGCTACTGTTTTCCTTAGCCAAGTATACCATGTAGACCTTTCAGCCTTAGACTTGTTTTTGTTAGTTGGAACCGTGACAGCAGCCTCCATTGGAACGGCTGCAACCCCGGGAGTAGGACTCGTTATCCTTGCTTCTATCCTCTATACTTTCCATATACCCATCGAAGGCATTACTATCCTTTTTGGAGTTGACCGCTTTTTAGATATGTGTAGAACTTCAGTAAATCTGACCGGCGATATTTCTTGCGCATTCATCATGGACCACATCTGGAAGGAAACAAAACCCAATGAAAAAAATTAA
- a CDS encoding sodium-translocating pyrophosphatase, whose product MNVELIIIVMALVSIVTAIFYAARVVRIQVGAGGGNEKETAKLKEISAAIAEGAMAFLLREYRVILLFISFMTVLIYLLLDNPKTEFNEGIYTAVAFVSGALISCLSGFIGMKIATAGNVRTAEAAKTSLSKAFRVAYDSGAVMGFGLIGLAVLGMIGLFLLFTGTNVGVAKHILMESLAGFGLGGSSVALFGRVGGGIYTKAADVGADLVGKVEKGIPEDDPRNPATIADNVGDNVGDIAGMGADLFGSAAEATCAALVIGATASALADNNSALLYPLLISAIGIPASLITTFFARVKEGGNVEKALKLQLWISTFIVAIALYFVTDIFMIDSFQIGDKTITKWNVFTSVALGLFAGMFIGWITEIYTSHSYKPVREVADACETGAATNIIYGLALGYKSTVIPVILLVIVIVVSNILAGMYGIAIAAIGMISTIAIGLTIDAYGPVSDNAGGIAEMAELGKEVRDRTDNLDAAGNTTAAVGKGFAIGSAALTSLALFAAFITRTQNASKELGEGAIDLTSIELLDPLVFGGLLFGAMLPFIFSAMTMKSVGKAALDMVKEVRRQFKEIPGLMEGKAKPEYAKCVDISTSAALREMIPPGLLVLLSPIVVGYLFGVKSLAGLLAGALVSGVVLAISSANSGGAWDNAKKYIEKTAGGKGSEKHKAAVVGDTVGDPFKDTSGPAINILIKLMAITSLVFAEFFVTKGGIILNFFR is encoded by the coding sequence ATGAATGTAGAGTTAATCATCATCGTCATGGCACTAGTTTCCATAGTCACGGCGATATTCTACGCGGCTCGGGTGGTTCGCATCCAAGTGGGCGCAGGCGGCGGCAACGAAAAAGAAACCGCTAAATTGAAAGAAATCTCCGCTGCGATCGCAGAAGGGGCCATGGCCTTCCTTCTCAGAGAATACCGAGTCATATTACTATTTATCAGTTTCATGACGGTTCTCATCTATTTACTTTTGGATAACCCAAAAACTGAATTCAACGAAGGTATTTATACTGCCGTTGCTTTTGTTTCCGGTGCCCTCATTTCTTGCCTTTCTGGTTTTATTGGAATGAAAATTGCGACTGCTGGTAATGTTCGCACTGCAGAAGCCGCAAAAACTTCTCTTTCCAAAGCTTTCCGCGTTGCTTATGATTCTGGAGCCGTAATGGGTTTTGGTCTGATTGGTCTTGCTGTTCTTGGTATGATTGGACTATTTCTTCTATTCACAGGAACTAATGTCGGTGTAGCTAAACACATCCTTATGGAATCACTTGCTGGTTTTGGTTTGGGTGGATCTTCCGTTGCGCTTTTTGGTCGTGTGGGTGGTGGTATTTATACCAAAGCTGCCGATGTTGGTGCTGACCTTGTTGGTAAAGTAGAAAAAGGAATTCCAGAAGATGATCCTCGTAACCCAGCAACCATTGCTGATAACGTAGGAGACAACGTAGGTGATATTGCTGGTATGGGAGCTGACCTTTTTGGTTCGGCCGCGGAAGCAACTTGTGCGGCTTTAGTGATTGGTGCGACAGCATCAGCTCTTGCTGATAATAACTCTGCTTTGCTTTACCCACTTTTGATTTCTGCTATTGGAATTCCAGCTTCCCTCATCACTACTTTCTTTGCTCGCGTGAAAGAAGGTGGAAATGTAGAAAAAGCTCTCAAACTCCAACTTTGGATTTCTACATTCATCGTAGCCATTGCACTTTATTTTGTAACTGACATCTTTATGATCGATAGTTTCCAAATCGGAGACAAAACCATCACTAAGTGGAATGTTTTTACTTCCGTCGCATTAGGTTTGTTTGCTGGTATGTTTATTGGTTGGATCACTGAGATTTATACTTCTCATTCTTACAAACCAGTACGTGAAGTTGCTGATGCTTGTGAAACAGGTGCTGCGACGAACATCATTTACGGACTTGCTCTTGGATACAAATCCACTGTGATTCCAGTGATTTTACTTGTGATCGTAATTGTTGTTTCCAATATCCTTGCGGGTATGTATGGAATCGCGATAGCCGCTATTGGTATGATTTCCACTATTGCCATTGGTCTTACGATTGATGCTTATGGTCCAGTGTCTGATAACGCTGGTGGAATTGCAGAAATGGCCGAACTTGGAAAAGAAGTTCGTGATCGAACTGATAACTTGGATGCAGCGGGAAACACCACTGCGGCCGTTGGAAAAGGTTTTGCGATTGGTTCTGCAGCTCTCACTTCCCTTGCATTATTTGCTGCCTTTATCACAAGAACACAAAATGCTTCTAAGGAATTGGGAGAAGGTGCGATTGATCTCACTTCTATCGAACTTTTGGATCCTTTGGTTTTTGGTGGTCTTCTCTTTGGTGCTATGCTTCCATTTATCTTTTCTGCAATGACAATGAAGTCTGTAGGAAAAGCTGCTCTTGATATGGTAAAAGAAGTTCGTCGCCAATTCAAAGAGATCCCTGGTCTTATGGAAGGAAAAGCAAAACCTGAGTATGCAAAATGTGTAGATATTTCTACTTCTGCTGCTCTTCGTGAAATGATTCCTCCTGGTCTTCTCGTTCTTCTTAGTCCGATCGTGGTTGGATACTTGTTTGGTGTAAAATCACTCGCTGGTCTTCTTGCCGGTGCCCTAGTTTCTGGTGTGGTTCTTGCGATCTCTTCCGCTAACTCTGGTGGAGCATGGGATAACGCTAAAAAATACATCGAAAAAACAGCTGGCGGAAAAGGTTCAGAAAAACACAAAGCTGCGGTTGTAGGTGATACAGTAGGAGATCCATTTAAGGATACTTCTGGTCCTGCGATCAACATTCTCATCAAATTGATGGCGATCACCTCACTTGTGTTTGCTGAATTTTTCGTAACAAAAGGTGGAATCATTTTAAATTTCTTTAGATAA
- a CDS encoding TRL-like family protein, whose amino-acid sequence MTLLSGLICCQLFSFSCASSGFGTQGLLYEDQRISMMETGLSASKEGIACAKSYLGLLALGDSSVEISQKNGNIKEITSIELETYNFFGIYAKLCTVTKGN is encoded by the coding sequence ATGACCCTACTTTCCGGTCTCATTTGTTGTCAGCTATTTTCATTTTCCTGCGCTAGTTCTGGGTTCGGAACCCAAGGTCTTCTTTATGAGGACCAAAGGATCAGTATGATGGAAACTGGACTTTCGGCTTCTAAGGAAGGAATCGCTTGCGCGAAGTCCTACCTTGGCCTCCTCGCACTTGGGGACTCCTCTGTAGAAATCTCCCAAAAGAACGGAAACATCAAAGAAATTACGTCTATTGAGCTAGAAACCTACAATTTCTTCGGGATTTACGCAAAACTCTGCACGGTTACCAAAGGAAATTAG
- the folE gene encoding GTP cyclohydrolase I FolE — protein MENLIEEILKQIGEDPTREGLMKTPNRVKKAYDFLTSGYKADLNQIVNGAIFEENTTGMVLVRDIEMYSLCEHHLLPFYGRAHVAYIPNKKIIGISKIPRIVDVFARRLQVQERLTDQIAQAIQETLDPLGVGVVIKAKHLCMMMRGVEKQNSELFTSSLLGLFKTDPTTRSEFLDLIRTGSH, from the coding sequence ATGGAAAACTTAATCGAAGAAATCCTAAAACAAATTGGTGAAGATCCTACTAGAGAGGGTCTCATGAAAACGCCCAACCGAGTGAAAAAGGCTTATGACTTTTTAACTAGTGGGTATAAAGCCGATTTGAACCAAATTGTGAACGGAGCTATCTTTGAAGAGAATACAACAGGGATGGTTCTCGTAAGAGATATCGAAATGTATTCCTTATGCGAACACCACTTACTTCCTTTTTACGGAAGGGCTCATGTTGCCTACATTCCTAATAAAAAGATTATTGGAATCAGTAAAATTCCAAGAATTGTAGATGTATTTGCGCGTCGTTTGCAAGTTCAGGAACGCCTCACAGACCAAATCGCGCAAGCCATCCAAGAAACATTGGATCCTTTGGGTGTGGGTGTTGTCATTAAAGCAAAACATTTATGTATGATGATGCGCGGAGTAGAAAAACAAAACTCAGAACTATTCACTTCCAGTCTACTTGGTCTATTCAAAACTGATCCCACTACCCGGAGTGAGTTTTTAGATTTGATCCGAACCGGTTCCCACTAA
- a CDS encoding glycosyltransferase family 4 protein: protein MRLKIGYDARMIENSGIGIRIQHILKFWPIPAKVADIFIFGDPTVLKKYDLPKNAEIIEYKTSIYSPKEFLGHRRMAEMDLLDIPHFNIPFPYIRNCIVTIHDLIPYHFKTAHSSLVKRVYMQIVFRWIKWFARKIITVSEYTKQDLVESFGYPKDKVTVVYNGIDLQNFSKQPTTKVSQFIKKHNLPKSYLFTVGIGKTHKNFPFLLSNLEILWEKQKLSLPLVVGGLKGEIPEEFLEIQRKHPNQIYFLSHLPYAELPLVYQGARLFLYPSLFEGFGFPVLEAQSVGTPVFSSNASVLPEVLGNSYEAFDPKDSDSFQNQLLSLLKDSKRLSVLKVLGEKNAKRFQWKSALETLNQTYEPLLKPKN from the coding sequence ATGCGGCTGAAAATAGGTTACGATGCACGAATGATCGAAAATTCGGGGATTGGAATTCGTATCCAACATATTTTAAAATTTTGGCCCATTCCGGCAAAGGTAGCTGATATTTTTATTTTTGGTGACCCCACCGTTTTAAAAAAATATGACCTCCCCAAAAACGCAGAAATCATTGAATACAAAACCAGTATCTATTCGCCTAAAGAATTTTTAGGTCATCGCCGGATGGCAGAAATGGATCTTTTAGACATCCCTCATTTCAATATCCCATTTCCTTACATTCGTAATTGTATTGTTACCATTCACGATCTCATTCCTTATCATTTTAAAACGGCTCATAGTTCTCTCGTCAAACGAGTGTATATGCAAATTGTCTTTCGCTGGATCAAATGGTTTGCTCGTAAAATCATTACTGTTTCGGAATACACCAAACAGGATTTGGTAGAAAGTTTCGGTTATCCAAAAGATAAAGTTACTGTTGTTTACAACGGAATCGACTTACAAAACTTCTCGAAACAACCAACAACAAAAGTTTCTCAATTTATCAAAAAACATAACCTTCCAAAATCCTATTTGTTTACTGTAGGAATTGGAAAAACACATAAGAATTTCCCTTTTTTATTATCCAATTTAGAAATACTTTGGGAAAAACAAAAACTTTCCTTACCTTTAGTGGTGGGTGGTCTCAAAGGAGAAATCCCAGAAGAGTTTTTGGAAATCCAAAGAAAACATCCTAATCAAATTTATTTTTTATCCCATCTCCCTTACGCGGAACTTCCTCTTGTTTACCAAGGAGCAAGGTTATTTCTCTATCCGTCTCTCTTTGAAGGATTTGGATTTCCTGTTTTGGAAGCCCAAAGTGTTGGAACACCGGTTTTTTCATCTAACGCCAGCGTATTACCAGAAGTTTTAGGAAATAGTTACGAAGCCTTTGATCCCAAAGATTCGGATTCCTTCCAAAACCAATTGCTCTCTCTATTGAAAGATTCTAAAAGACTCAGTGTTTTAAAAGTTTTGGGTGAAAAAAATGCCAAACGTTTTCAGTGGAAATCGGCCCTCGAAACTCTGAACCAAACCTACGAACCACTCCTCAAACCAAAAAATTAG
- a CDS encoding tetratricopeptide repeat protein, with the protein MILRSRRIWQFGVLVTSLFLVSSPNLAQTEVLNPVKALYGYEDLLRMAEDKIIQETPAKAFDFLIKAKEINPDPDYRYYNLSARAHIKLGQIFDGIHAYEESIKKKNDQLDLVLYVADFYEKERKPKEALFYTKIYLEQKPNAKYRLYTAAILSRQLGLESDYESYIQILESDKTFLSEKEALQTSLQKNIKSKKWKEADDLSLRYLVYFPREEGMYETLILARRGRNSELLEQAYQWTTTVFLTETRYFTRYGVYLQEKQRYLEALSLFRRGFYNLLKFYPDSDAGEILFLIRQSYANLGKDRDTLAIDSLVKDFQNQKKITATELENHQSTYRKNREYLLFCIHWFSKRDTAKANDYRQRLKDRDMEFEEQEFLRVMGVFSALPQDL; encoded by the coding sequence ATGATACTTCGGTCTAGGAGAATATGGCAATTTGGTGTTCTGGTAACAAGTCTATTTCTGGTTTCCAGTCCAAATTTAGCACAAACAGAGGTTCTGAACCCCGTTAAGGCTTTGTACGGTTATGAAGATCTATTACGTATGGCTGAGGACAAAATTATCCAAGAAACTCCTGCCAAAGCCTTCGATTTTCTCATCAAAGCCAAAGAAATAAATCCAGATCCAGACTATCGATATTACAATTTATCTGCAAGAGCTCATATAAAACTGGGGCAGATCTTCGACGGAATCCACGCCTATGAAGAATCCATCAAAAAGAAAAATGACCAACTAGATTTAGTTCTCTATGTTGCTGATTTTTATGAAAAGGAAAGAAAACCTAAAGAAGCTTTGTTCTATACCAAAATTTACTTAGAACAAAAACCAAATGCAAAGTACAGATTGTATACAGCAGCCATCTTATCCAGACAACTTGGATTGGAATCCGATTACGAATCCTATATTCAAATATTAGAATCAGACAAAACTTTTCTTTCCGAAAAAGAGGCACTACAAACAAGCCTTCAAAAAAATATCAAAAGTAAAAAATGGAAAGAAGCTGATGATTTGAGTTTACGGTATTTAGTTTATTTCCCAAGAGAAGAAGGGATGTATGAAACCTTAATCCTTGCAAGAAGGGGTAGAAATTCCGAACTTTTAGAACAGGCTTATCAATGGACAACCACTGTATTTTTAACTGAAACAAGATACTTCACACGTTACGGAGTGTATCTTCAGGAGAAACAAAGATATTTAGAAGCTTTGTCCTTATTTCGTCGTGGGTTTTATAATTTATTAAAATTTTATCCTGACTCGGACGCTGGTGAAATTCTTTTTCTAATTCGTCAAAGTTATGCGAATCTTGGAAAAGATAGAGATACTCTTGCCATTGATTCCCTTGTCAAAGACTTCCAAAACCAAAAAAAAATCACAGCTACAGAGTTAGAAAACCACCAAAGTACATATCGTAAAAACAGAGAGTATTTACTGTTTTGTATTCATTGGTTTTCTAAACGAGATACGGCAAAGGCCAATGATTATCGCCAAAGATTAAAAGATCGAGATATGGAATTTGAAGAACAAGAATTCTTGCGGGTGATGGGAGTTTTTTCTGCCCTCCCACAAGATCTATAG
- the acs gene encoding acetate--CoA ligase produces MPKERIVAPSKDFAKLANVSLKEYKAKYKESIEKPEKFWAEQAKRLTWFKKWSKVLKHDFAKAKAEWFVGGKLNVSYNCLDRHLDSPLKNKAALIWEGDNPDESKVLTYQDLHREVNHFANVLKKFDVKKGDRVLIYLPMIPELAIVTLACTRVGAVHSVVFGGFSPEALLGRIEDCKPTLVITADGGYRGGKPIELKKNVDVALDETKVKVKDVIVVKRTGDEGNLNWKEGRDHWYHYLMKDPDIKKECAPAVMDSEDPLFILYTSGSTGKPKGVLHTTAGYLLGANLTFATIFDYKETDTYWCTADIGWITGHSYILYGPLSNGATSLMFEGVPSYPDAGRFWDVIDKYKVTVFYTAPTAIRALMREGIDHIKKRSLKSLRLLGSVGEPINPEAWEWYYTNIGKSKCPIVDTWWQTETGSIMISGVPGAIPQKPGSASWPFYGILPVLVDNEGIEIKGKGEISGNLCIAKPWPSMMREVYGDPKRFFDTYFSQFKGYYFTGDGANKDKDGYFRITGRVDDVLNVSGHRIGSAEVESALVEHKSVAEAAVVGFPHDIKGQGIYAYVTVKQGVTTNDALKKELIAMVEKVIGKIARPEVIHWAPGLPKTRSGKIMRRILRKIANNEFDTLGDISTLADPSVVQSLIDDKKKFHS; encoded by the coding sequence ATGCCGAAAGAAAGAATCGTGGCACCGTCCAAAGACTTCGCTAAGCTTGCGAACGTTAGTTTAAAAGAATACAAAGCCAAATATAAAGAATCCATTGAAAAACCCGAAAAATTTTGGGCTGAACAAGCAAAACGCCTAACTTGGTTTAAAAAATGGTCAAAGGTTCTCAAACATGACTTTGCCAAGGCAAAAGCAGAATGGTTTGTTGGTGGGAAACTCAATGTTTCTTACAATTGTTTAGACAGACATTTAGATTCTCCTTTAAAAAACAAAGCCGCACTCATTTGGGAAGGGGACAACCCTGATGAATCCAAAGTTCTTACCTATCAAGACCTCCACCGCGAAGTGAATCATTTTGCAAACGTTCTAAAAAAATTCGATGTGAAAAAGGGAGACCGGGTTCTCATTTACCTCCCCATGATTCCAGAACTTGCCATTGTGACTCTTGCCTGTACTCGCGTGGGTGCTGTACATTCTGTTGTTTTCGGTGGATTTTCTCCTGAGGCACTTCTTGGTCGTATTGAGGATTGTAAACCAACACTGGTGATTACCGCTGATGGTGGGTATCGAGGTGGTAAACCCATTGAGTTGAAAAAGAATGTGGATGTTGCTTTGGATGAAACTAAAGTTAAGGTAAAAGATGTAATTGTTGTTAAGCGAACAGGCGATGAAGGGAATTTAAACTGGAAAGAAGGTAGAGACCATTGGTATCACTACTTGATGAAAGACCCGGACATTAAAAAAGAATGTGCGCCTGCAGTTATGGATTCGGAAGATCCGCTTTTTATCCTTTATACTTCCGGTTCAACGGGAAAACCAAAGGGAGTTCTTCATACAACCGCTGGATATCTTCTAGGTGCTAATCTTACGTTTGCGACCATTTTTGATTATAAAGAAACAGATACTTACTGGTGTACGGCAGATATAGGTTGGATTACCGGTCATAGTTATATTCTTTATGGACCTTTATCGAATGGGGCCACTTCCCTTATGTTTGAAGGTGTACCTAGTTATCCCGATGCTGGTCGGTTTTGGGATGTGATTGATAAATACAAAGTCACTGTATTTTATACAGCTCCAACGGCCATCCGTGCACTTATGCGAGAAGGTATCGATCATATTAAGAAAAGATCACTTAAGTCTTTGCGTCTCCTCGGTTCTGTAGGGGAACCCATTAACCCCGAAGCTTGGGAATGGTATTATACCAATATAGGAAAATCTAAATGCCCGATTGTGGATACTTGGTGGCAGACAGAAACTGGATCGATTATGATCTCAGGTGTTCCAGGAGCCATTCCACAAAAACCAGGTTCAGCAAGTTGGCCATTCTATGGAATTTTACCTGTACTTGTAGATAACGAAGGTATAGAAATCAAAGGGAAAGGGGAAATTTCGGGAAACCTATGTATTGCAAAACCTTGGCCTTCTATGATGCGAGAAGTGTATGGAGATCCAAAACGTTTCTTCGATACCTACTTTTCTCAATTTAAGGGTTACTACTTTACGGGAGACGGAGCCAATAAAGATAAAGATGGATACTTTCGCATAACAGGAAGAGTCGACGATGTCTTAAATGTTTCGGGCCACCGAATTGGTTCTGCTGAAGTGGAAAGTGCTCTTGTAGAACATAAATCTGTAGCCGAAGCCGCAGTAGTGGGATTTCCACACGATATCAAAGGCCAAGGGATTTATGCTTATGTTACCGTGAAACAAGGTGTCACAACAAACGATGCATTGAAGAAAGAACTCATCGCCATGGTAGAAAAAGTGATCGGTAAAATTGCAAGACCAGAAGTCATCCACTGGGCACCAGGACTACCGAAAACTAGATCAGGGAAAATCATGCGCCGAATATTAAGAAAAATCGCCAATAACGAATTTGATACTTTAGGAGATATCAGCACACTTGCCGATCCATCCGTTGTACAGTCGTTAATTGATGATAAGAAAAAGTTCCATAGTTAG
- a CDS encoding (2Fe-2S)-binding protein, translating to MIKCHCAEVFFESILNVVKESNRPILEVAREMGAADTCTACVPDMLAFIEQELEGQLAGNTTH from the coding sequence ATGATCAAGTGTCACTGTGCAGAAGTTTTCTTTGAATCTATCTTAAATGTTGTCAAAGAATCCAATCGCCCTATACTAGAAGTCGCCCGCGAGATGGGAGCGGCTGATACTTGTACGGCTTGTGTTCCGGATATGTTAGCCTTCATCGAGCAGGAATTGGAAGGTCAACTTGCAGGAAATACAACTCATTGA
- a CDS encoding TRL-like family protein → MFQNKGQEGWYSPGKPPITSDSFVESCTTNYFGLVSIGSASLDYVPRAARPKEIHSIDHYYKNQYFFFQELCLRVTGR, encoded by the coding sequence TTGTTTCAGAATAAAGGACAAGAAGGTTGGTACTCACCTGGCAAACCTCCTATAACTTCCGACAGTTTTGTTGAATCATGTACGACCAACTATTTTGGATTGGTAAGTATCGGAAGTGCTAGTTTAGATTATGTTCCTAGAGCGGCCCGACCGAAAGAAATCCACAGCATAGACCATTATTATAAAAACCAATATTTCTTTTTCCAAGAACTTTGTTTGCGTGTGACGGGACGATGA
- a CDS encoding Ig-like domain-containing protein, with product MPMWKKIRILFLFLFSSLACIPEPNPSLLGVLVLPLVTQTSSTFTIESTNPTNGATGVSLTPTITIVMTQALDSTSLNTNISCSPSCPSLSGGASNRTITLTPASALTTGTTYTITLNQNIQSIFGLTLGTNTSFSFTTL from the coding sequence ATGCCTATGTGGAAGAAAATTCGAATCCTATTTTTGTTTCTTTTTTCCTCCCTGGCTTGTATTCCAGAACCAAATCCCTCCCTTTTGGGAGTTCTTGTTTTACCACTGGTCACACAAACTTCCTCAACTTTCACTATTGAATCAACAAACCCAACGAATGGGGCAACCGGGGTTTCACTGACTCCTACCATTACCATTGTAATGACTCAGGCTCTCGACTCCACTTCCCTTAATACAAATATCAGCTGTTCTCCATCTTGTCCCAGTCTTAGTGGTGGTGCTTCCAACCGAACGATTACCCTGACACCGGCAAGTGCGCTGACAACCGGAACCACTTACACCATCACACTAAACCAAAACATCCAATCGATCTTTGGACTGACTCTCGGCACAAACACAAGTTTCAGTTTTACAACCTTATAA